In Iodobacter fluviatilis, the DNA window AAATCGCTGGCGCGTGAGATCGGCTCCAGAGGGGTAACTGTGAATGCAGTGGCTCCCGGTTTTATCGATACCGACATGACAAAGTCGCTGCCTGATGAACAAAAGGCTAAACTAGTCGAACAAATTGCCTTAGGACGCTTAGGTAATCCGCAGGACATTGCAGATGCGGTGAGTTTTTTGGCGTCAGATAAAGCTGCTTACATTACAGGCAATACCCTGCATGTAAACGGCGGAATGTATATGAATTAAGGCGGTATCCACGCTGATCGCAGATTTAATTTGCCGCTCAGCGTGGTTTTTTGGTTGTGCATTTGACCGAAGTCACTCGACAAACGTTTGCTGTGACTGTTTTTTTGGTAGAATGCCGACGTTTTTTTTAGTAATTAAGACAAGGCTTGGGACATAAATTCATGGAAAACATCGAACAGCGTGTTAAGAAGATCGTTGCCGAGCAACTTGGCGTGCCGGAAACAGACGTTAAGATTGACTCATCGTTTGTAAACGACCTCGGTGCCGATTCTCTCGATACCGTTGAACTCGTCATGGCACTGGAAGAAGAATTCGAGTGCGAAATTCCTGACGAAGAAGCCGAAAAGATTACTACCGTTCAGCAAGCTATTGACTTCGTCAATGCTAACCTGAACAAGTAATTAGTTTTTCTCGAGGCCTCTGCGATAAGCGTGTAAGCGTTTATTGTGGAGGTCTTGTTCCATCTGGTCCTTTATAGGGCCATCTCACGGAGACTGCCCCGTGTCTAAACGCAGAGTAGTTGTCACCGGCTTGGGACATGTCTCGCCGGTAGGCAATGATGTGGCTACCGGTTGGGCAAATTTGCTCGCTGGTCAGTCTGGCATCACCCAAATTACCCGTTTCGACGCCAGCGACCTGGCCTGCACCATTGCTGGTGAAGTCAAAGGTTTCGATATTACCGAGTACATCTCGGCAAAAGACGCACGCCGTATGGATGTGTTTATCCATTACGGTATCGCCGCAGCCCTGCAAGCGATTAAAGATGCAGGTCTCGATGATGTTGCGGATTTAGATAAAACACGCGTTGGCGTAAATATTGGTTCTGGTATCGGTGGCCTTTGGTCTATCGAGCAGACCAGCGCGGCGATGCTTGAAAGTGGCCCGCGTAAAATTGGCCCGTTCTTTATTCCGGGTTGCTTGATTAATCTGGTTGCAGGTCATGTAACCATTTTGAAGGGCTATCAGGGACCAAGTTATGGCATCGTTTCTGCATGTACTACCGGTGCGCATAGCATTGGCGATGCGGCCCGTATTATTCAATACGGTGATGCCGATGTGATGGTTGCAGGCGGTGCAGAAGGCGCGATTTCCCGCCTTGGCATGGGCGGCTTTGCCGCCATGAAAGCGCTGTCTACCCGTAATGATGATCCGGCTACGGCATCCCGCCCTTGGGATACGGGCCGCGATGGCTTTGTTATGGGTGAAGGCGCGGGTGTACTGGTACTGGAAGAGTACGAGCATGCCAAAAAACGTGGCGCAACCATCTACGCTGAACTGATCGGTTTTGGTATGAGCTCGGACGCTTACCATATCACTTCACCAACGGCAGAAGGCCCGGCTCGTGGCGTAAGCAATGCCTTGCGTGATGCCGGCATTAATCCGGATGAAGTGGATTACGTGAACGCTCACGGCACATCAACGCCAGTGGGTGATGCAAATGAAACCAATGCGCTGAAAATTGCCTTTGGTGATCATGCTAAAAAGCTGGTGGTAAATTCTACTAAATCCATGACGGGCCATTTATTGGGCGGCGCGGGTGGTGTGGAAGCGATTTACTCCATTTTGGCTCTGCATCATCAGGTATCCCCGCCTACCATCAATATCTTCGAGCAAGATATTGCG includes these proteins:
- the fabF gene encoding beta-ketoacyl-ACP synthase II translates to MSKRRVVVTGLGHVSPVGNDVATGWANLLAGQSGITQITRFDASDLACTIAGEVKGFDITEYISAKDARRMDVFIHYGIAAALQAIKDAGLDDVADLDKTRVGVNIGSGIGGLWSIEQTSAAMLESGPRKIGPFFIPGCLINLVAGHVTILKGYQGPSYGIVSACTTGAHSIGDAARIIQYGDADVMVAGGAEGAISRLGMGGFAAMKALSTRNDDPATASRPWDTGRDGFVMGEGAGVLVLEEYEHAKKRGATIYAELIGFGMSSDAYHITSPTAEGPARGVSNALRDAGINPDEVDYVNAHGTSTPVGDANETNALKIAFGDHAKKLVVNSTKSMTGHLLGGAGGVEAIYSILALHHQVSPPTINIFEQDIAGGCDLDYVANTARDMKIGVAISNSFGFGGTNGTLVFRKI
- the acpP gene encoding acyl carrier protein, whose amino-acid sequence is MENIEQRVKKIVAEQLGVPETDVKIDSSFVNDLGADSLDTVELVMALEEEFECEIPDEEAEKITTVQQAIDFVNANLNK